In a single window of the Flavobacterium sp. W4I14 genome:
- a CDS encoding dUTP pyrophosphatase (product_source=KO:K01520; cath_funfam=2.70.40.10; cog=COG0756; ko=KO:K01520; pfam=PF00692; superfamily=51283; tigrfam=TIGR00576), whose translation MEIKIINTSEHPLPQYETAHAAGMDLRASIIEEMILKPLQRSLVPTGLFIELPIGYEAQIRPRSGLAYKHGISIVNAPGTIDADYRGEIKVLLVNLSDTDFKIVNGDRIAQMVVAKHETVSWQTVEQLGETARGEGGYGHTGK comes from the coding sequence ATGGAAATAAAAATTATCAATACATCCGAACACCCACTTCCACAATATGAAACCGCACATGCGGCTGGTATGGATCTGAGGGCATCAATAATAGAAGAAATGATATTGAAACCTTTACAGCGCTCGTTGGTGCCAACGGGTTTGTTTATTGAATTGCCGATTGGTTATGAAGCACAGATCAGACCCAGAAGCGGCTTGGCCTATAAGCATGGTATTAGTATTGTAAATGCTCCTGGTACAATTGACGCCGATTACCGTGGTGAAATAAAAGTTTTATTGGTAAATTTATCAGATACAGATTTTAAAATCGTTAATGGCGATAGAATTGCACAGATGGTTGTCGCAAAACACGAAACCGTTAGCTGGCAAACCGTTGAACAATTAGGGGAAACTGCACGCGGTGAAGGTGGTTACGGACATACAGGGAAATAG
- a CDS encoding tetratricopeptide (TPR) repeat protein (product_source=COG0457; cath_funfam=1.25.40.10; cog=COG0457; pfam=PF13181,PF13432; smart=SM00028; superfamily=48452) → MKYKIHFLVGATLVGFQAFGQGTVTPSTNRDSNMVKQLFFAGLREKMSENYVVASTNFNKIVGLDPNNHAAYFELANANLRLDKLSEAEQHIKQAIKLNTGNLWYWRLLGEVYKRTNKMPELIEVFNQLIRLDPENDAYYFDKANAQFLSNQLDATKKTYDEIQAKFGESRDLVNARKRLQSNGNATESDIVKLLEGNQADVKNYLYAAGLLLQKGNDPEALKVLTKAQQLEPNNFEVNLALADIYRKQKNDEAAFSSLKLAFESNEMPLTEKVKIIAALFSKLNQPIVAKNVTELSKLVAEKNPADAKAFALYGDVLYQQNHLKEALAQYQAALKLNEQVYVVWEQVINIQTLLGHYDEAIKVGDEALSIYPNQASLYYYMAYALFKIGKYEPAQSNLKSSLQLDVENKSLQAQIYALQGDIYINQNNFALAKTAFEKAISTEPDNYLIMNNYAYYLALRNDDLTKAAKYAETAANAMPNNPSIVDTYAFILFKQQKYDLAKTWIEKALQNNSSKNGVYLERYGDILFMKGEKDAALIQWQKAKEAGNGSEVLIKKINEKKYFK, encoded by the coding sequence ATGAAATATAAAATACATTTTCTTGTTGGAGCCACTTTAGTGGGCTTTCAGGCTTTTGGGCAGGGAACGGTTACACCAAGTACCAATCGCGATAGCAATATGGTAAAACAATTGTTTTTTGCGGGCCTACGGGAGAAAATGTCTGAAAATTATGTTGTTGCCTCTACCAATTTTAATAAAATTGTTGGTTTAGATCCGAATAACCATGCAGCCTATTTTGAGCTTGCCAATGCAAACCTGCGTTTAGATAAACTTTCGGAAGCTGAACAGCACATAAAACAGGCAATTAAATTAAATACCGGCAATTTATGGTACTGGCGCTTACTCGGTGAGGTATACAAGCGCACCAATAAAATGCCCGAACTCATTGAGGTTTTTAATCAGTTGATCCGCCTCGATCCTGAAAACGATGCCTATTATTTTGATAAAGCCAATGCGCAGTTCTTAAGCAATCAACTTGACGCTACAAAAAAGACCTATGATGAAATTCAGGCTAAATTTGGCGAATCAAGAGATCTGGTTAATGCCAGAAAACGTTTGCAATCTAACGGCAATGCCACTGAAAGTGATATTGTTAAATTACTGGAAGGCAATCAGGCTGATGTAAAGAACTATTTATATGCTGCAGGTTTGCTTTTGCAGAAAGGAAATGATCCGGAAGCATTAAAGGTATTAACCAAAGCCCAGCAGCTCGAACCGAATAATTTTGAGGTAAACCTGGCTTTGGCCGATATTTACCGCAAGCAGAAAAATGACGAAGCAGCATTTTCTTCTTTAAAATTGGCTTTCGAAAGTAATGAAATGCCTCTTACAGAAAAGGTGAAGATTATCGCCGCACTTTTTTCCAAACTTAACCAGCCCATTGTTGCTAAAAATGTAACTGAACTAAGTAAACTGGTTGCAGAAAAGAATCCGGCTGATGCAAAAGCATTTGCTCTTTATGGCGATGTACTTTATCAGCAGAACCACTTAAAAGAAGCATTGGCCCAATATCAGGCTGCTTTAAAACTCAACGAGCAGGTTTATGTAGTTTGGGAGCAGGTTATTAATATCCAAACACTGCTCGGGCACTATGATGAAGCCATAAAGGTTGGCGATGAGGCTTTAAGCATTTATCCCAATCAGGCCAGCTTATATTATTATATGGCTTATGCCCTGTTTAAAATAGGTAAATATGAGCCTGCTCAAAGCAATTTAAAAAGCTCCTTACAGTTGGATGTGGAGAATAAAAGCCTGCAGGCGCAGATTTATGCACTACAGGGCGATATCTACATCAATCAGAATAATTTTGCCCTGGCTAAAACAGCTTTCGAGAAAGCCATTTCAACAGAGCCCGATAATTATCTCATCATGAATAATTATGCCTATTATCTGGCGTTAAGAAATGACGACTTAACCAAGGCGGCAAAATATGCAGAAACAGCGGCCAATGCCATGCCTAATAATCCTTCAATTGTAGATACTTATGCCTTTATTCTGTTTAAACAGCAAAAATACGATCTGGCCAAAACATGGATCGAGAAGGCTTTGCAAAACAATAGCAGTAAAAACGGTGTTTACCTGGAGCGATATGGCGATATACTTTTTATGAAAGGTGAAAAGGATGCAGCATTAATCCAATGGCAAAAAGCAAAAGAGGCTGGAAACGGATCAGAAGTATTAATTAAAAAGATAAATGAAAAGAAGTATTTTAAATAG
- a CDS encoding hypothetical protein (product_source=Hypo-rule applied; cath_funfam=3.90.1150.10; pfam=PF14125; superfamily=56553) — MKRSILNSAFLLGAVIFVSACKPKKEIVVAPPTKTETKTDNSKAEALTLLNSKQLKFNTLSLKAKATLDIAGDANDVTMNFKMKDKETIWVSITALGGMAEVARALITPDSIKIMNRMKSEYLKKPFSYIYNFTNKQVNFNTLQSILTGNAMGEFLKPESDVKQENGVWVVSGSKSELDYKLLFNTLFKVSETNLNDVKNGQALKVTYTDYQKLNESLFPSALQIKTLSKAKKINIDLQFVKIDGNVPVDFPFNVPKRFTVVK; from the coding sequence ATGAAAAGAAGTATTTTAAATAGCGCATTCCTGTTAGGAGCTGTAATTTTTGTTTCGGCATGTAAACCTAAAAAAGAAATTGTGGTGGCCCCTCCTACCAAAACAGAAACCAAAACTGATAATTCGAAAGCAGAGGCTTTAACACTACTAAATAGCAAACAACTTAAATTTAATACCCTTTCTTTAAAAGCAAAAGCAACTTTAGATATTGCCGGCGATGCAAATGATGTAACTATGAATTTCAAGATGAAAGACAAAGAAACCATTTGGGTAAGCATAACGGCCTTAGGTGGTATGGCAGAGGTGGCAAGGGCTTTGATTACGCCTGATAGCATCAAAATCATGAACCGGATGAAAAGCGAATACCTAAAAAAACCGTTTAGTTATATTTACAATTTCACCAACAAACAGGTTAATTTTAATACCCTGCAATCCATTTTAACGGGCAATGCCATGGGCGAGTTTTTAAAGCCAGAATCGGATGTTAAACAGGAAAATGGTGTTTGGGTAGTTTCAGGAAGCAAGTCGGAGTTAGATTACAAACTGCTTTTTAACACGCTGTTCAAAGTATCTGAAACCAATTTAAATGACGTTAAAAACGGTCAGGCGCTAAAAGTTACGTATACCGACTATCAAAAATTAAACGAGTCTTTATTCCCTAGTGCGTTGCAGATCAAAACGCTATCCAAAGCGAAAAAAATAAACATCGACCTACAGTTTGTCAAAATTGATGGCAATGTTCCGGTCGATTTTCCGTTTAATGTACCAAAAAGATTTACGGTTGTAAAGTAG
- a CDS encoding septal ring factor EnvC (AmiA/AmiB activator) (product_source=COG4942; cath_funfam=2.70.70.10,3.40.50.300; cleavage_site_network=SignalP-noTM; cog=COG4942; ko=KO:K22719; pfam=PF01551; smart=SM01408; superfamily=51261,58022,58038), with protein MKLQKLLFILFLSVLTLSAVGQTESQLRRKKEAIQREIEQLQKNLNKTASGKKLTIQQINTINAQIRLRQDKIGTINSEIKNLDNQISQNTNTVHTLQGQLGDLKKEYAGMIRFAQRNRNSYDKMMFIFAAKDFNQAYKRIKYLQQFSQYRKKQAGYIENTQQDLNGKIKVLDKTLREKSDLLKEQERERERLSKDKSKQSVELNKLSKDEKQFKQDITSRKKQQAQIDRAISAAIQRAIEEARRKAAEEARRKAAEEARIAAAKAKAENRPAPTAPATPTAKAKSTGELLTATPEAARLSAGFENNRGRLPWPVANGTITERFGLHKIDQASYTNDGVDITTSDGATVRSIFAGKVVMVQNIMGRTAVVINHGEYFTVYQNLRSVSVSVGNLVETKQAIGIVANTGDDAILKFQIRRGQGTLNPEAWISK; from the coding sequence ATGAAGCTACAAAAACTCCTATTTATCCTTTTTTTAAGCGTGTTAACCCTTTCGGCGGTTGGACAAACTGAAAGCCAGCTCAGAAGGAAAAAAGAAGCTATACAACGCGAAATTGAACAGCTTCAAAAGAATTTGAATAAAACTGCCAGCGGTAAAAAGCTTACTATACAGCAGATTAATACCATTAATGCACAGATTAGGTTACGCCAGGATAAAATCGGTACAATCAACTCTGAAATAAAAAATCTGGATAACCAAATCTCTCAGAACACAAATACCGTACATACGTTACAAGGTCAGTTGGGCGATCTTAAAAAAGAGTATGCGGGGATGATCCGCTTTGCACAGCGCAATAGAAATTCATACGATAAAATGATGTTCATTTTTGCGGCGAAGGATTTTAACCAGGCATATAAAAGAATAAAGTATTTACAACAGTTTAGTCAATACCGTAAAAAGCAAGCTGGATACATTGAAAATACACAACAAGACCTGAATGGCAAGATTAAAGTTCTGGATAAAACACTGAGGGAAAAAAGTGATCTGTTGAAGGAACAGGAAAGAGAGCGTGAGCGTTTAAGCAAAGATAAAAGTAAACAATCAGTAGAATTAAACAAACTGAGCAAAGACGAAAAACAGTTTAAACAGGATATTACCAGCCGTAAAAAACAACAGGCTCAGATAGATAGGGCCATTAGTGCTGCAATTCAGCGGGCAATTGAAGAAGCGAGAAGGAAGGCCGCAGAGGAAGCAAGAAGAAAAGCGGCCGAAGAAGCGCGGATTGCGGCAGCAAAAGCCAAGGCTGAAAATAGACCCGCACCTACTGCACCAGCTACACCAACCGCTAAAGCAAAATCGACTGGAGAGTTGCTTACTGCAACACCTGAGGCAGCCAGACTATCGGCAGGTTTTGAAAATAACAGAGGAAGGTTACCTTGGCCGGTAGCAAATGGAACAATAACCGAGAGGTTTGGGCTACATAAGATAGACCAGGCAAGTTATACCAACGATGGAGTAGATATCACTACAAGTGATGGGGCAACTGTTAGAAGTATATTTGCAGGTAAGGTTGTTATGGTGCAAAATATTATGGGTAGAACTGCAGTAGTAATTAACCATGGTGAGTACTTTACAGTATACCAAAACTTAAGATCGGTTAGTGTGAGTGTAGGTAATTTGGTTGAAACCAAACAGGCTATTGGGATTGTGGCAAATACCGGTGACGACGCCATTTTAAAATTCCAGATTAGAAGAGGCCAGGGAACTTTAAATCCTGAAGCCTGGATTAGTAAATAA
- a CDS encoding sec-independent protein translocase protein TatA (product_source=KO:K03116; cog=COG1826; ko=KO:K03116; pfam=PF02416; tigrfam=TIGR01411; transmembrane_helix_parts=Inside_1_6,TMhelix_7_29,Outside_30_119), with protein sequence MYQGTLLEFLNMGGSEIVLILVVVLLLFGGKKLPELARGLGKGIREFKDASDGVKREIHRNINAMDLDKEEAEETAVNHSQRHHPTEESPVDEKIEASESHIDLSKPTDEKIVTDKEKV encoded by the coding sequence ATGTATCAAGGCACGTTATTAGAGTTTTTAAACATGGGTGGATCAGAGATCGTACTCATTTTAGTGGTGGTTCTATTGTTGTTCGGAGGTAAAAAATTACCTGAACTTGCAAGGGGACTAGGGAAGGGGATCAGAGAATTCAAAGATGCCTCTGATGGTGTTAAGCGTGAAATCCATAGGAATATCAATGCCATGGATTTAGATAAAGAAGAAGCAGAAGAAACAGCGGTAAACCATAGTCAGCGCCATCATCCAACAGAAGAATCACCGGTTGATGAAAAAATAGAGGCAAGTGAGTCACACATTGATCTAAGCAAGCCTACTGACGAAAAAATTGTAACTGACAAAGAAAAAGTTTAA
- a CDS encoding sec-independent protein translocase protein TatA (product_source=KO:K03116; cog=COG1826; ko=KO:K03116; pfam=PF02416; tigrfam=TIGR01411; transmembrane_helix_parts=Outside_1_4,TMhelix_5_27,Inside_28_66), which yields MLNTTIAAMLGTPEIIIIAVVVLLLFGGKKIPELMRGLGKGVKEFKDGKDGVDGEQVDPSNRDKTV from the coding sequence ATGTTAAATACAACAATAGCAGCAATGCTTGGAACACCAGAAATTATCATTATTGCGGTAGTGGTATTGTTATTATTTGGTGGTAAAAAAATTCCTGAACTAATGAGAGGTTTAGGTAAAGGTGTTAAAGAATTTAAAGATGGTAAAGATGGCGTTGATGGAGAACAGGTAGATCCGTCTAACCGTGATAAAACCGTTTAA
- a CDS encoding aspartyl-tRNA(Asn)/glutamyl-tRNA(Gln) amidotransferase subunit A (product_source=KO:K02433; cath_funfam=3.90.1300.10; cog=COG0154; ko=KO:K02433; pfam=PF01425; superfamily=75304; tigrfam=TIGR00132): MKKYSSLKEIQTLIAQKQLTLPDLLAYYFKQIENNEHLNAFNEVFFLSAEVQAKAIQQKIEEGTAGKLAGMVIGIKDNICYKDHIVTASSKMLEGFVSPYSSTVVQRLLQEDAVIIGRLNCDEFAMGGSNETSYYGVAKNAANPDLVPGGSSGGSAVAVQADMCLSALGTDTGGSVRQPAAFCGQIGLKPTYGRISRYGVIAYASSFDQVGPITSSVEDAALLLKVLAGADDYDSTVSSVAVPDYPAHLNEHKKQKIAVLKETIESEALDPEIKSAILKSIEQLKADGHTVEYVSFDLLDYLVPAYYILTTAEASSNLSRYDGVHYGHRNLEAKSLNELYKLSRAEGFGEEVKRRILLGTFVLSAGYYDAYYQKAQQVRRLIREKMDSLFQDYDLILSPVAPTAAFKIGDNVQDAIVMYMADIFTVLPSLSGNPAIALPLGNNVAGLPLSIQFTAKHFEEDKLLAFSQAFLS; encoded by the coding sequence TTGAAGAAATACAGCTCTCTTAAAGAGATTCAAACACTCATTGCGCAAAAGCAATTAACTTTACCCGATTTATTAGCTTATTATTTTAAGCAAATTGAAAATAATGAACACCTCAATGCATTTAATGAGGTGTTTTTTTTATCGGCCGAAGTTCAGGCTAAAGCGATACAGCAAAAAATAGAAGAAGGTACTGCTGGTAAACTTGCAGGAATGGTAATTGGTATTAAAGATAATATCTGTTATAAAGACCATATCGTTACTGCATCGTCAAAAATGCTCGAAGGTTTTGTATCTCCATATTCTTCTACAGTTGTGCAGCGATTGTTACAGGAAGATGCCGTTATTATCGGCCGTTTAAACTGTGATGAGTTTGCTATGGGTGGCTCTAATGAAACTTCATACTATGGGGTTGCTAAAAATGCTGCAAATCCCGACCTTGTTCCCGGTGGATCTTCAGGTGGCTCAGCTGTAGCAGTTCAGGCCGATATGTGTTTGTCTGCCCTGGGTACCGATACTGGTGGCTCGGTAAGACAGCCGGCTGCATTTTGTGGCCAGATCGGGCTTAAACCTACTTATGGGCGTATTTCAAGGTATGGGGTTATTGCCTATGCTTCTTCTTTCGATCAGGTTGGGCCAATTACATCTTCAGTAGAAGATGCTGCATTGCTTTTAAAAGTTTTAGCTGGCGCAGATGATTACGATTCTACTGTTTCGTCAGTTGCAGTGCCCGATTACCCTGCTCATTTGAACGAACATAAAAAACAAAAAATAGCAGTATTAAAAGAAACTATTGAGAGCGAAGCCCTCGATCCCGAAATCAAATCGGCTATTTTAAAATCAATTGAGCAGCTCAAGGCTGATGGACATACTGTTGAGTATGTTTCTTTTGATCTGTTGGATTATCTGGTTCCGGCCTATTATATCTTAACAACGGCCGAAGCCTCTTCAAATCTTTCGCGTTATGATGGCGTTCATTACGGACATCGTAACCTGGAGGCGAAATCGCTAAATGAACTTTATAAATTATCACGCGCCGAAGGTTTTGGCGAGGAAGTAAAACGCCGCATCCTTTTAGGTACTTTTGTTTTAAGTGCAGGATATTACGATGCTTACTATCAAAAAGCACAGCAGGTTCGCCGATTGATCAGAGAAAAAATGGATTCCTTGTTTCAGGATTATGATTTAATTCTTTCTCCTGTGGCACCAACAGCAGCTTTTAAAATTGGCGATAATGTTCAGGATGCAATTGTGATGTATATGGCCGATATTTTTACCGTATTACCTTCTTTAAGCGGAAATCCGGCTATTGCTTTGCCACTGGGCAATAATGTAGCAGGATTGCCGTTAAGTATACAGTTTACAGCCAAACATTTTGAGGAAGATAAGCTTCTGGCTTTTTCTCAGGCATTTTTATCATAG
- a CDS encoding membrane-bound lytic murein transglycosylase D (product_source=KO:K08307; cath_funfam=1.10.530.10,3.10.350.10; cleavage_site_network=SignalP-noTM; cog=COG1388; ko=KO:K08307; pfam=PF01464,PF01476; smart=SM00257; superfamily=53955,54106): MIKKILFASICACLGYISSSSAQQTLKLDSLPKIHNNIFINTDTVAVPAVSENPLTMGQNFIYKLRLDSIAKTVPLPYNEYVQQYIDIYAKRKDMFGKMIGLSSYYFPIFDKALKDYNIPQEIKYLTIVESQMNPHAISRVGATGIWQFMFGTGKAYGLKMDNFVDERKDPIQASYAAAAYFRDAFEELGDWLLAIAAYNCGKGNVNRAIDKAGSRDFWVIRQFLPKETRNYVPAFIAAVYVMNYSGKHQITAQASSMFLKTDTVQTTRFVSLSTLAKVLNIDEAAIMALNPSYKKKIVNGTDDEPKRIVMPKLREVDYAGIYDVLNNQEVDVNMKVVAASTDDARDLRKKKTKSIATSSVVYHKVTSGQSLTAVADKYGVEVQDLRVWNGLKSKTLVPGQRLKIYAKNRTPLKAPSSFLSYKVKTGDTLSEIAEKFDGATVQSIRRDNRLSKAGLQVGMILKISRG; encoded by the coding sequence ATGATTAAAAAAATACTTTTTGCTTCAATTTGCGCTTGTTTAGGATACATTTCTTCTTCTTCCGCGCAACAAACGCTCAAACTGGATAGTCTTCCGAAGATTCACAACAACATTTTTATCAATACCGATACCGTAGCTGTACCGGCTGTTTCAGAAAACCCATTAACCATGGGCCAGAACTTTATCTATAAACTCAGGCTCGATTCTATTGCTAAAACAGTACCCCTTCCTTACAACGAATACGTTCAGCAGTATATCGATATTTATGCCAAGCGTAAAGATATGTTCGGGAAAATGATCGGCTTATCGAGCTATTACTTCCCAATTTTTGACAAAGCCTTAAAAGATTATAATATTCCGCAGGAAATAAAATATTTAACCATTGTGGAATCACAGATGAATCCACATGCCATTTCTAGAGTAGGGGCAACGGGTATCTGGCAGTTTATGTTCGGCACTGGTAAGGCCTATGGCCTAAAGATGGATAACTTTGTGGATGAACGCAAAGATCCGATCCAGGCTAGTTATGCAGCGGCAGCCTATTTTAGAGATGCTTTTGAAGAGCTTGGCGATTGGCTGTTGGCCATTGCCGCTTATAACTGCGGAAAGGGGAATGTTAACAGGGCTATTGATAAAGCAGGATCGAGGGATTTTTGGGTAATCAGACAGTTTTTACCTAAAGAAACCAGAAATTATGTGCCGGCATTTATTGCTGCGGTTTATGTAATGAATTATTCTGGCAAACATCAGATTACCGCGCAAGCCTCGAGCATGTTCTTAAAAACCGATACCGTTCAAACTACCCGTTTTGTTTCGCTTTCTACGCTTGCAAAAGTGTTAAATATTGATGAAGCGGCGATTATGGCCTTAAACCCTTCCTACAAGAAAAAGATTGTAAATGGTACCGATGATGAGCCGAAACGTATTGTAATGCCCAAGTTGAGGGAGGTCGATTACGCAGGTATTTATGATGTGCTAAACAATCAGGAAGTGGATGTGAACATGAAAGTAGTTGCCGCCAGTACAGATGATGCAAGAGATTTAAGAAAGAAAAAAACTAAAAGTATAGCTACATCCTCAGTAGTTTATCATAAAGTTACCTCAGGGCAGAGCTTAACAGCTGTTGCCGATAAATATGGTGTAGAAGTACAGGATTTAAGGGTTTGGAATGGTTTAAAAAGCAAAACGCTGGTGCCGGGGCAAAGACTAAAGATTTATGCCAAAAACCGGACGCCATTAAAAGCACCATCATCGTTTTTAAGTTACAAGGTAAAAACCGGTGATACCCTGTCTGAAATTGCAGAGAAATTTGACGGTGCAACTGTTCAAAGCATCAGAAGAGATAACCGTTTATCAAAAGCTGGTTTGCAAGTAGGGATGATCCTGAAAATTAGTAGAGGATAA